The following coding sequences are from one Pseudonocardia sp. EC080619-01 window:
- a CDS encoding methylated-DNA--[protein]-cysteine S-methyltransferase, with the protein MSTAVWATRDTPAGPFTAVVDADGYVLASGWTGSVDDLLPLIHDSLAPTGVTEGDIGAVGDAIDRYHDGDLSAVDGVAVRQRSGPYREHAWDVLRTVPAGAPVTYTGYAEKTGRPAAVRAAAGACAHNAAALFVPCHRVLRTDGSLGGFRWGLPVKRWLLDHESADLRLD; encoded by the coding sequence ATGAGCACCGCCGTCTGGGCCACCCGGGACACCCCGGCCGGGCCCTTCACCGCCGTCGTCGACGCCGACGGGTACGTCCTCGCCTCGGGCTGGACGGGCTCGGTCGACGACCTGCTGCCGCTGATCCACGACTCGCTGGCCCCCACCGGGGTGACCGAGGGCGACATCGGTGCGGTCGGCGACGCGATCGACCGCTACCACGACGGCGACCTGTCGGCCGTCGACGGCGTCGCGGTCCGCCAGCGGTCCGGCCCGTACCGCGAGCACGCCTGGGACGTCCTGCGCACGGTGCCCGCCGGCGCCCCGGTCACCTACACCGGGTACGCCGAGAAGACCGGCCGGCCGGCCGCCGTGCGGGCCGCGGCCGGCGCCTGCGCGCACAACGCGGCCGCCCTGTTCGTGCCGTGCCACCGGGTGCTGCGCACCGACGGCTCACTGGGCGGGTTCCGCTGGGGCCTGCCGGTCAAGCGGTGGCTGCTCGACCACGAGTCGGCCGACCTGCGGCTGGACTGA
- the rmuC gene encoding DNA recombination protein RmuC encodes MDVLSLLAGTLLGAALAAVVTWLVATARFRAEAAEAARVAANTAATTRADAAGLRAERSGLMERIEELHESLDDATVRARRAESDAAGATAALRAEREARAEAETGLKDSFAALSQDALARNNEAFVALAESRLKEATAELSAKARGDETARAKAVEQMLDPVTAALGRVEGQLRSVEKERESAYAGLREQVRAMAANSEKLGTETKALVNALRAPQVRGRWGEMQLQRVAEMAGMVEHCDFSTQVSADGEDGGVRPDMLVRLAGGKQVVVDAKVPFAAYLEAVEATDPDVHAQKLTAHARQLRTHVDQLAGKAYWESFEPTPEFVVLFVPGDPFLEAALRSDPGLLEHAFGRNVVLATPTTLVALLRTVAYGWKQEALARNAAQVHRLGRELHGRLATMGTHVAKLGRSLDSVVESYNRTVSSLEARVLVSARKFTELQVADTELEGPTTVDRTPRGVSAPELVASAGDSLVSLEDLGRGDAEERQQRVRTPWADAARAEHGRSGPGRADHAGDPHLHPDGPFGDGGPADGSGPAPRGELG; translated from the coding sequence GTGGACGTCCTGAGCCTTCTCGCCGGAACGCTGCTCGGTGCGGCGCTGGCCGCCGTCGTCACCTGGCTGGTCGCCACCGCCCGGTTCCGCGCCGAGGCGGCGGAGGCCGCACGGGTCGCCGCCAACACGGCGGCGACCACCCGGGCCGACGCGGCGGGCCTGCGCGCCGAGCGCTCCGGGCTCATGGAGCGGATCGAGGAGCTGCACGAGTCCCTCGACGACGCGACCGTCCGTGCGCGGCGGGCGGAGTCCGACGCGGCGGGCGCGACCGCGGCGCTGCGGGCCGAGCGGGAGGCGCGGGCGGAGGCCGAGACCGGGTTGAAGGACTCCTTCGCCGCGCTGTCGCAGGACGCGCTGGCCCGCAACAACGAGGCGTTCGTGGCGCTCGCCGAGAGCCGGCTCAAGGAGGCGACCGCCGAGCTGTCGGCGAAGGCCCGGGGTGACGAGACCGCGCGCGCCAAGGCCGTCGAGCAGATGCTCGACCCCGTCACGGCGGCGCTCGGCCGCGTCGAGGGCCAGCTGCGCTCGGTGGAGAAGGAGCGCGAGTCCGCCTACGCGGGACTGCGCGAGCAGGTGCGGGCGATGGCCGCCAACTCCGAGAAACTCGGCACCGAGACCAAGGCGCTGGTGAACGCGCTGCGCGCGCCCCAGGTCCGCGGGCGGTGGGGCGAGATGCAGCTGCAGCGGGTCGCCGAGATGGCCGGGATGGTCGAGCACTGCGACTTCTCCACCCAGGTCTCCGCCGACGGCGAGGACGGCGGCGTCCGCCCGGACATGCTCGTCCGCCTGGCCGGGGGCAAGCAGGTGGTGGTGGACGCCAAGGTCCCGTTCGCGGCGTACCTGGAGGCCGTCGAGGCCACCGACCCCGACGTGCACGCGCAGAAGCTCACGGCGCACGCCCGGCAGCTCCGCACCCACGTCGACCAGCTCGCGGGCAAGGCGTACTGGGAGTCGTTCGAGCCGACACCCGAGTTCGTCGTGCTGTTCGTGCCGGGCGACCCGTTCCTGGAGGCGGCGCTGCGTTCCGATCCCGGGCTGCTGGAGCACGCGTTCGGCCGCAACGTGGTCCTCGCGACGCCGACCACCCTGGTCGCGCTGCTCCGCACCGTCGCCTACGGCTGGAAGCAGGAGGCACTGGCCCGCAACGCGGCACAGGTGCACCGGCTCGGCCGCGAGCTGCACGGCCGGCTCGCGACCATGGGCACGCACGTCGCCAAGCTCGGCCGGAGCCTCGACTCGGTGGTGGAGAGCTACAACCGCACCGTGTCGTCGCTGGAGGCGCGGGTGCTGGTGAGCGCCCGCAAGTTCACCGAGCTGCAGGTCGCCGACACCGAGCTCGAGGGGCCCACCACGGTGGACCGCACCCCGCGCGGTGTCTCGGCGCCGGAGCTGGTCGCCTCCGCCGGGGACTCGCTGGTGTCGCTGGAGGACCTCGGCCGCGGCGACGCCGAGGAGCGGCAGCAGCGGGTCCGCACGCCGTGGGCCGACGCGGCCCGGGCCGAGCACGGCCGGAGCGGGCCCGGCCGGGCCGACCACGCCGGCGACCCGCACCTCCACCCGGACGGCCCCTTCGGCGACGGTGGGCCGGCCGACGGGTCCGGGCCCGCACCGCGGGGGGAGTTAGGCTGA
- a CDS encoding DUF6542 domain-containing protein, protein MTTRTSSARRPGGSASRSPAPARGSWPVRERSLLRPVLGIPPLAAIGIAVATTAVGVLVDLLRIGTVGRVFEVGYLLGCVLAVSWVRRRSIFLPAVQPPLLLAVVVPLTAVLIGAPTGGGAAESVLMAGAPLINAFPAMAVTTAVVLLVTGFRLLRQRLGPDDSVGRLRARLGRDPGGHDPDGPGGTPGAGRSRRGGARNADTERPGERRPGRGRSGRGTTTGRSADGRGRPGGAGGATERSPRRGSTGRAGDGAARTGSTGRADAGRGGSVSDRSGSGRSGAPGSGGSAGAGGVAGSRSSGTGRSGSGRSGIPGAARSGGTGEAGGRSTSRSEGARPSGATRRNPSGRTRRDSG, encoded by the coding sequence GTGACCACGCGCACGAGCTCGGCCCGCCGGCCCGGCGGATCCGCGTCCCGGTCCCCCGCTCCTGCCCGTGGCAGCTGGCCGGTCCGGGAGCGGTCGCTCCTCCGTCCCGTCCTCGGCATCCCGCCGCTCGCCGCGATCGGCATCGCCGTCGCGACGACGGCCGTCGGGGTGCTCGTCGACCTGCTCCGGATCGGGACCGTGGGCCGGGTCTTCGAGGTCGGGTACCTCCTCGGGTGTGTGCTCGCCGTCTCCTGGGTGCGACGGCGCAGCATCTTCCTCCCGGCGGTGCAGCCACCGCTGCTGCTGGCCGTCGTCGTGCCGTTGACGGCGGTGCTGATCGGCGCGCCGACCGGTGGCGGCGCGGCGGAGAGCGTCCTGATGGCGGGTGCCCCGCTGATCAACGCGTTCCCGGCGATGGCGGTCACGACGGCGGTCGTCCTCCTGGTCACCGGCTTCCGGCTGCTGCGGCAGCGGCTCGGCCCGGACGACTCCGTGGGACGCCTGCGGGCGCGGCTCGGCCGCGACCCGGGTGGCCACGACCCGGACGGTCCCGGCGGTACCCCCGGCGCCGGCCGGAGCCGCCGCGGTGGGGCCCGCAACGCGGACACGGAGCGCCCCGGAGAACGACGTCCCGGGCGTGGCCGTTCCGGACGGGGCACGACGACGGGCCGGTCCGCCGACGGGCGCGGCCGTCCCGGTGGCGCGGGCGGCGCGACCGAGCGGTCCCCGCGACGGGGATCCACCGGCCGGGCCGGGGACGGCGCCGCCCGAACCGGCTCGACCGGCCGTGCCGACGCCGGCCGGGGCGGTTCCGTGTCGGACCGCTCCGGGTCGGGACGGTCCGGGGCACCCGGCTCCGGCGGCTCCGCGGGCGCGGGTGGTGTGGCCGGCTCCCGCTCGTCCGGTACCGGGCGGTCCGGGTCCGGACGGTCCGGCATCCCGGGTGCGGCGCGGTCCGGCGGTACCGGCGAGGCCGGGGGCCGGTCGACGTCCCGGTCGGAAGGAGCGCGACCGTCCGGCGCGACACGGCGGAACCCCTCCGGGCGGACCCGCCGCGACTCCGGCTGA
- a CDS encoding L,D-transpeptidase → MSTTRNTRLPRPAILVALVTAAIALIGVGTALASTPAAQAFRDQPLVPGTPCTVTARACVDLDSKQSWLFDAGKVVNGPVPVATGGPGKETPIGHSLRVYRKEQLHHSGEYTATNGEPAPMPWSVFFQDGGIAFHEGRTDTPSAGCVRLTKDHAVAWFNHLQIGDQVQVVSGKQVQAERGAPPA, encoded by the coding sequence ATGTCCACCACCCGGAACACCCGCCTCCCCCGGCCCGCGATCCTCGTCGCGCTCGTCACCGCGGCGATCGCGCTGATCGGCGTCGGTACGGCACTGGCCTCGACGCCGGCGGCGCAGGCGTTCCGCGACCAGCCCCTGGTGCCCGGCACCCCGTGCACCGTGACCGCCCGCGCCTGCGTCGATCTCGACTCGAAGCAGTCCTGGCTGTTCGACGCCGGCAAGGTCGTCAACGGCCCGGTCCCGGTCGCGACCGGCGGTCCCGGCAAGGAGACCCCGATCGGCCACTCGCTGCGGGTCTACCGCAAGGAGCAGCTGCACCACAGCGGGGAGTACACCGCCACCAACGGCGAGCCGGCCCCGATGCCGTGGTCGGTCTTCTTCCAGGACGGCGGGATCGCCTTCCACGAGGGCCGCACCGACACCCCGTCGGCCGGCTGCGTCCGGCTGACCAAGGACCACGCCGTCGCGTGGTTCAACCACCTGCAGATCGGCGACCAGGTCCAGGTCGTCTCCGGCAAGCAGGTCCAGGCGGAGCGCGGCGCGCCCCCGGCCTGA
- a CDS encoding 4-hydroxy-3-methylbut-2-enyl diphosphate reductase: protein MSGSAKQVLLAKPRGYCAGVDRAVEAVEQALDQYGAPVYVRKEIVHNKHVVETLRDRGAIFVEEASEVPQGAHVVFSAHGVSPAVRDEAKGRELRTIDATCPLVTKVHQEAKRFAREDYDILLVGHAGHEEVEGTSGEAPEHIQLVESAADVDKVTVRDPDKVVWLSQTTLSVDETMETVRALREKFPKLQNPPSDDICYATQNRQVAVKTMAPRCDLVLVVGSRNSSNSVRLVEVALGAGAGSSYLIDYAKEIDETWLEGVQTIGVTSGASVPEVLVRGVVDHLAERGFGSVEEVDTAEETLVFSLPRELRPPRQPATP from the coding sequence ATGTCCGGTTCTGCGAAGCAGGTCCTGCTCGCCAAGCCCCGCGGCTACTGCGCGGGCGTCGACCGTGCCGTCGAGGCGGTGGAACAGGCGCTCGACCAGTACGGCGCGCCGGTCTACGTGCGCAAGGAGATCGTGCACAACAAGCACGTCGTCGAGACGCTGCGCGACCGCGGTGCGATCTTCGTCGAGGAGGCCTCCGAGGTCCCCCAGGGTGCCCACGTCGTGTTCTCCGCGCACGGGGTCTCGCCCGCCGTGCGCGACGAGGCCAAGGGGCGTGAGCTCAGGACGATCGACGCGACCTGCCCGCTGGTGACCAAGGTCCACCAGGAGGCGAAGCGGTTCGCCCGCGAGGACTACGACATCCTGCTCGTCGGGCACGCCGGCCACGAGGAGGTCGAGGGCACCTCCGGTGAGGCGCCCGAGCACATCCAGCTCGTCGAGTCGGCCGCCGACGTCGACAAGGTCACCGTCCGCGACCCGGACAAGGTCGTGTGGCTGTCCCAGACCACGCTGAGCGTCGACGAGACGATGGAGACGGTCCGTGCGCTGCGGGAGAAGTTCCCGAAGCTGCAGAACCCGCCGTCGGACGACATCTGCTACGCCACCCAGAACCGCCAGGTCGCGGTGAAGACGATGGCACCGCGCTGCGACCTCGTGCTCGTCGTCGGCTCGCGGAACTCGTCGAACTCGGTGCGGCTGGTCGAGGTGGCGCTCGGCGCGGGCGCCGGATCCTCGTACCTGATCGACTACGCCAAGGAGATCGACGAGACCTGGCTCGAGGGCGTGCAGACGATCGGCGTGACGAGCGGCGCCTCGGTCCCCGAGGTGCTGGTGCGCGGTGTCGTCGACCATCTCGCCGAGCGCGGCTTCGGCTCGGTCGAGGAGGTCGACACCGCCGAGGAGACGCTGGTCTTCTCGCTGCCGCGCGAGCTGCGCCCACCGCGCCAGCCCGCGACACCCTGA
- a CDS encoding lipid droplet-associated protein, giving the protein MSPLPFPVRIAAGLVVTAVEQARELPRHAVELPVTAVSQALQVSMRLQQTVTELAIKGDRALGALRPADDVPNWATFDDDLADLRLPEAEPIAPPLPPESSSATPGDGPRNGSVSTLRPSRSGIPIERPGRPATASNRAEAAAGAPQAVPEYPTMTVPQLRGKMRALSLDDLSDLLAWETAHENRPPFVTMLTNRIATLSQEK; this is encoded by the coding sequence ATGTCACCGCTGCCGTTCCCCGTGCGGATCGCCGCCGGCCTCGTCGTGACGGCCGTGGAGCAGGCCCGTGAGCTGCCCCGGCACGCCGTCGAGCTGCCGGTCACCGCGGTCAGTCAGGCCCTGCAGGTCTCGATGCGCCTGCAGCAGACGGTCACCGAGCTGGCGATCAAGGGTGATCGCGCGCTGGGCGCGCTGCGCCCCGCCGACGACGTCCCGAACTGGGCCACGTTCGACGACGACCTCGCCGACCTGCGGCTGCCCGAGGCGGAGCCGATCGCGCCGCCGCTGCCGCCGGAGTCGTCGTCGGCCACGCCCGGCGACGGCCCGCGCAACGGCTCCGTGTCCACGCTGCGGCCGTCCCGCTCCGGCATCCCGATCGAGCGCCCCGGGCGGCCCGCGACGGCGTCGAACCGCGCCGAGGCGGCGGCGGGCGCACCGCAGGCCGTGCCGGAGTACCCGACGATGACGGTCCCCCAGCTGCGCGGCAAGATGCGCGCGCTGAGCCTCGATGACCTCTCCGACCTGCTCGCGTGGGAGACCGCGCACGAGAACCGGCCGCCGTTCGTCACGATGCTGACGAACCGGATCGCGACGCTCTCCCAGGAGAAGTGA
- the xseA gene encoding exodeoxyribonuclease VII large subunit — translation MTTSEDDPWPVRTVARKIAEWVDRLGAVWVEGQLAQVNARTGTAFLTLRDPAADVSLQLTAPSSLVRDSGGAVTEGSRVIVHGKPSFYLGRGTLSLRVDRIRAVGLGELLARIERLRRLLDAEGLFDPALKRRPPLLPHTIGLVTGRDSAAEHDVVSGATARWPAVRFRIENVAVQGGLAVEQVVGALRTLDRDPDVQVIVLARGGGSVEDLLPFSDETLCRAVAACRTPVVSAIGHEPDTPLVDHVADVRCSTPTAAGRSLVPDLGEETARIAGLRDRARHALHGWVDREQRRLDDLRRRPALAEPLRLVGSREREIADARAAAHRAVLRRLDRSSSELEHLTARLTALGPTATLARGYAIVQLTGSGDDVPPLLRSAADAPAGTGLRIRVADGAVAATVTGPDDDSRRASGTTTTSGTAKETG, via the coding sequence GTGACCACCTCCGAGGACGACCCCTGGCCCGTCCGCACGGTCGCCCGCAAGATCGCCGAGTGGGTCGACCGGCTCGGAGCGGTGTGGGTCGAGGGTCAGCTCGCGCAGGTCAATGCCCGGACCGGCACCGCGTTCCTGACGCTGCGCGACCCGGCTGCCGACGTGTCGCTGCAGCTCACGGCGCCCTCGTCGCTGGTGCGCGACTCCGGCGGTGCCGTGACCGAGGGCAGCCGGGTGATCGTGCACGGCAAGCCCTCGTTCTACCTGGGGCGCGGGACGCTCAGCCTTCGGGTGGACCGGATCCGCGCCGTCGGTCTCGGCGAGCTGCTCGCCCGGATCGAGCGGCTGCGCCGGCTGCTCGACGCGGAGGGCCTGTTCGATCCCGCGCTGAAGCGCCGCCCACCGCTGCTCCCGCACACCATCGGCCTGGTGACCGGCCGGGACTCGGCCGCCGAGCACGACGTCGTCTCGGGCGCCACGGCCCGCTGGCCCGCGGTGCGGTTCCGGATCGAGAACGTCGCGGTGCAGGGCGGGCTCGCCGTCGAGCAGGTCGTCGGCGCGCTGCGGACCCTCGACCGCGACCCGGACGTGCAGGTGATCGTCCTCGCCCGCGGCGGCGGCAGCGTGGAGGACCTGCTGCCCTTCTCCGACGAGACCCTCTGCCGGGCCGTCGCGGCCTGCCGGACGCCGGTCGTGTCGGCGATCGGGCACGAGCCCGACACCCCGCTCGTCGACCACGTCGCCGACGTCCGCTGTTCCACCCCGACCGCGGCCGGCCGGAGCCTGGTGCCCGACCTCGGCGAGGAGACCGCGCGGATCGCCGGGCTGCGGGACCGGGCCCGGCACGCGTTGCACGGCTGGGTCGACCGCGAGCAACGACGGCTGGACGACCTGCGGCGCCGGCCCGCCCTGGCCGAGCCCCTGCGGCTGGTCGGGTCCCGGGAGCGGGAGATCGCCGACGCCCGCGCCGCCGCGCACCGGGCGGTGCTGCGGCGGCTGGACCGGTCGTCGTCGGAGCTGGAGCACCTGACCGCACGCCTGACCGCGCTGGGCCCGACGGCGACGCTGGCCCGCGGGTACGCGATCGTCCAGCTCACCGGGTCCGGGGACGATGTCCCGCCGCTGCTGCGGTCGGCCGCCGACGCACCGGCCGGGACCGGGCTGCGGATCCGGGTCGCCGACGGCGCGGTCGCGGCGACCGTCACGGGCCCGGACGACGACAGCAGACGGGCCTCGGGCACCACCACGACCTCGGGCACAGCGAAGGAGACCGGATGA
- a CDS encoding exodeoxyribonuclease VII small subunit codes for MSERPAVDTLGYEQARDELVEVVRALEVGGLGLDESVAMWERGEALARRCEDQLAGARTRIEDRLAEAESGDDTADET; via the coding sequence ATGAGCGAGCGACCTGCCGTCGACACCCTCGGGTACGAGCAGGCCCGTGACGAGCTCGTCGAGGTCGTGCGCGCGCTCGAGGTGGGCGGCCTCGGCCTGGACGAGTCCGTCGCGATGTGGGAGCGCGGCGAGGCCCTGGCCCGCCGCTGCGAGGACCAGCTGGCCGGTGCCCGTACCCGCATCGAGGATCGGCTCGCCGAGGCCGAGTCGGGGGACGACACCGCCGACGAGACCTGA
- a CDS encoding type IV toxin-antitoxin system AbiEi family antitoxin domain-containing protein — MTSSDALPGLGPFRRADLHAVGLGDPAIRALVRAGRLQAVCRGMYVPGPVAPAPARSRAEHVERLTARHVLAIRGVVARLDAPAVVSHVSAAVLHAVDLWDLPFDRVHLTRDRPSGARRGHDLHLHAAPLPPGDVTVIRGIPVTTPARTAVDIARAATFDQGVVVADAALRQTGTNRPALEEVLRASAGRHGVTRAARVVAFADGCAASPGESRSRVLFARNHLPVPVLQREVRDRDGMHVATVDFWWSGRRPVVGEFDGEVKYGRLLRPGQDPGDVVVQEKIREDHLRELGLDVVRWTWQDLADPQHLLARLRRRLGTHNT; from the coding sequence ATGACCAGCTCCGATGCGCTCCCCGGACTGGGGCCGTTCCGGCGGGCCGACCTGCATGCGGTGGGACTCGGCGATCCCGCGATCCGGGCCTTGGTGCGGGCGGGCCGTCTGCAGGCGGTGTGCCGCGGCATGTACGTGCCGGGCCCGGTCGCGCCGGCCCCGGCGCGGTCCCGGGCCGAGCACGTCGAGCGGCTGACGGCCCGGCACGTCCTCGCGATCCGTGGCGTCGTCGCCCGGCTCGACGCGCCGGCCGTGGTCAGCCACGTCTCCGCCGCGGTCCTGCACGCCGTCGACCTGTGGGACCTGCCGTTCGACCGCGTGCACCTGACCCGGGACCGCCCCAGCGGCGCGCGGCGCGGACACGACCTGCACCTGCACGCGGCACCGCTCCCTCCGGGCGACGTCACCGTGATCCGCGGGATCCCCGTGACGACACCGGCACGGACTGCCGTCGACATCGCCCGGGCGGCGACGTTCGACCAGGGGGTCGTCGTCGCGGACGCCGCGTTGCGGCAGACCGGCACGAACCGTCCCGCGCTCGAGGAGGTCCTCCGCGCGTCTGCCGGGCGGCACGGGGTGACCCGCGCGGCCCGCGTCGTGGCGTTCGCGGACGGGTGCGCCGCAAGTCCGGGCGAGTCACGCAGCCGGGTCCTGTTCGCGCGGAACCACCTACCGGTGCCGGTGCTCCAGCGGGAGGTCAGGGACCGGGACGGGATGCATGTCGCGACCGTCGACTTCTGGTGGAGCGGACGGCGCCCGGTCGTCGGGGAGTTCGACGGCGAGGTCAAGTACGGACGCCTGCTGCGCCCCGGTCAGGATCCCGGCGACGTCGTCGTCCAGGAGAAGATCCGGGAGGACCACCTGCGCGAGCTCGGGCTGGACGTGGTCCGCTGGACCTGGCAGGACCTGGCCGACCCGCAGCACCTGCTGGCCCGGCTCCGCCGCAGGCTCGGCACCCACAACACATGA
- a CDS encoding DUF4245 domain-containing protein gives MSSPRDPSTSASGGADEQGRSDDAATPGRSDDAVADTGADTGAAGEAGPSGAAGSSGAAARPGAGGREPAGPSTRSAPRVGPRAMRKPERGETSVRDLIGAVLILIPVALLIFSVGGSCSFAPTGPVEDPDSGPTVNVEARLADFARGSAFPLRVPEVPFRANSADRGPVGGGGTAVRIGYVTPGADYLSLVQTDASVEGVLVTESGAAGRGEGPPLRQGTIDAGGLTWETYQREGGEPFRVTTLPGAPEVRVLVTGSAPEEDFRTLAGALSTARTLPTGT, from the coding sequence GTGAGTTCGCCACGGGATCCGAGCACGTCCGCGTCCGGGGGAGCCGACGAGCAGGGACGGTCCGACGACGCCGCGACGCCCGGCCGGTCGGACGACGCGGTCGCCGACACCGGCGCCGACACCGGCGCGGCGGGCGAGGCCGGGCCGTCCGGCGCGGCGGGATCCTCGGGCGCCGCCGCTCGTCCGGGCGCCGGTGGCCGGGAGCCCGCCGGGCCGTCCACCCGGTCCGCCCCGCGGGTGGGGCCGCGCGCGATGCGGAAGCCGGAGCGGGGCGAGACGTCGGTGCGGGACCTCATCGGCGCCGTGCTGATCCTGATCCCCGTCGCACTGCTGATCTTCTCGGTGGGTGGCTCGTGCTCCTTCGCACCGACCGGCCCGGTCGAGGACCCCGACTCCGGGCCCACCGTGAACGTCGAGGCCCGCCTCGCCGACTTCGCCCGCGGCTCGGCGTTCCCGTTGCGGGTGCCGGAGGTGCCGTTCCGCGCGAACTCGGCGGACCGGGGGCCCGTCGGGGGCGGTGGGACAGCGGTCCGGATCGGCTACGTGACGCCGGGCGCGGACTACCTGAGCCTGGTGCAGACCGACGCGTCGGTGGAAGGGGTGCTCGTGACCGAGTCCGGTGCCGCCGGGCGCGGGGAGGGACCCCCGCTGCGCCAGGGCACGATCGACGCCGGTGGCCTGACCTGGGAGACCTACCAGCGTGAGGGCGGGGAGCCGTTCCGCGTCACGACGCTGCCGGGAGCGCCGGAGGTGCGCGTCCTGGTGACGGGATCGGCCCCGGAGGAGGACTTCCGCACCCTCGCCGGAGCCCTGTCCACCGCCCGGACCCTCCCCACCGGGACCTGA
- the glpX gene encoding class II fructose-bisphosphatase → METSVSQPPNPTTNRRREAPDRNLAMELVRVTEAASMAAGRWVGRGDKNGGDGAAVDAMRQLISSVSMRGVVVIGEGEKDEAPMLFNGEEVGNGEGPFCDVAVDPIDGTTLMSKGMPNALAVLAVAERDAMFDPSAVFYMEKIAVGPEAADLIDITAPVADNIRKVARAKHVDVADVTVCVLDRPRHEQIVKEIREAGARIQFISDGDVAGAIAAARPTSGVDMLYGVGGTPEGIITAAALKCMGGEIQGRLWPKDEEERSKAVSAGHDLDKVLTTAELVRGENVFFCATGITDGPLLRGVHYRGGGATTQSIVMRSKSGTVRLIDGYHRLTKLREFSSVDFDGVEGEAPPLP, encoded by the coding sequence ATGGAGACGTCAGTGAGCCAGCCCCCCAACCCGACGACGAACCGCCGCCGCGAGGCGCCGGACCGCAACCTCGCGATGGAGCTGGTCCGCGTCACCGAGGCGGCCTCGATGGCGGCCGGTCGCTGGGTCGGCCGGGGTGACAAGAACGGCGGTGACGGCGCCGCGGTCGACGCCATGCGCCAGCTCATCTCGTCGGTGTCGATGCGCGGCGTCGTCGTCATCGGCGAGGGCGAGAAGGACGAGGCGCCGATGTTGTTCAACGGCGAGGAGGTCGGGAACGGCGAGGGCCCGTTCTGCGACGTCGCCGTGGACCCGATCGACGGCACCACCCTGATGAGCAAGGGCATGCCGAACGCCCTCGCGGTGCTCGCCGTCGCCGAGCGGGACGCGATGTTCGACCCGTCGGCCGTCTTCTACATGGAGAAGATCGCGGTCGGGCCGGAGGCGGCGGATCTGATCGACATCACCGCGCCCGTCGCCGACAACATCCGCAAGGTGGCCCGCGCCAAGCACGTCGACGTCGCCGACGTGACGGTCTGTGTCCTCGACCGCCCGCGGCACGAGCAGATCGTCAAGGAGATCCGCGAGGCCGGGGCCCGGATCCAGTTCATCTCCGACGGCGACGTCGCGGGCGCCATCGCCGCGGCCCGTCCGACATCCGGTGTGGACATGCTCTACGGCGTCGGCGGCACCCCCGAGGGGATCATCACCGCGGCCGCGCTGAAGTGCATGGGCGGCGAGATCCAGGGCCGGCTGTGGCCGAAGGACGAGGAGGAGCGCAGCAAGGCGGTCTCCGCCGGGCACGACCTCGACAAGGTCCTGACGACCGCGGAACTGGTCCGCGGCGAGAACGTCTTCTTCTGCGCCACCGGCATCACCGACGGCCCGCTGCTGCGCGGCGTCCACTACCGCGGTGGCGGCGCGACCACCCAGTCGATCGTGATGCGGTCGAAGTCCGGCACCGTCCGCCTCATCGACGGCTACCACCGGCTGACGAAGCTGCGCGAGTTCTCCTCGGTCGACTTCGACGGCGTCGAGGGCGAAGCTCCCCCACTGCCCTGA